The window AGCTGTCTCCGAGTCCCGGCACCAAGCTGACTGCGGACGTCAAATGTGGCAAACGAGCTAGCGGCTTTGTGTTGCTGCACGAGGTCTTCGAGTGGGCCTACAAGTTCGCTTTCTGATTCTCTTCCATGTCTTCTCTTCCGAACCTCTTCTCCTTGTCCCTCCACCAAGAGATCCCATTGATGAAATCCTGGCGATTGATCGTTGCTGCATTGGCCGGCGTTTGCGTTGCCGCAATCAGCACTGAGCCTGCCACGGCACAAACTAGCCTGAGGGGTGAGTCCCCGTTGGTCGCGGAGTATTGCCAAGTTCGATACATCCGCAAGGTTGATATTCCCGCCGAGGTGGAAGGCAAATTGGTTGAGCTGCCCATCGAAGAGGGGATGACCGTCGCCAAAGATGATCTGCTTGCATTGGTGGATGACACCTCCGCTCGATTGGCACTCGAATTCAAAAAGGCCGAAGAGAAGGAAGCTCAGCTCAATGCGGCGAACGAAGTCAACTTGAAGGACGCTCGCAACAACGAAGAGTTGGCTCGAGCCGAAGCGGAATCGTTCCGTGAGCTCTACGAAAAGGGAGCTACGCCTTATTACGAGATGAAGAAGAAGGTGCTCGAAGCCATTCGTGCATTGCTTCGAATCGACTTGGCTGAGATGCAGAAGAAGATTGCCGAGGCACAGTACATCGCGAAGCGTAGTGAGCGAGAGATCGCCGAGTTCGAACTGGACCGTCGCCGCATCACCGCGTTGTTTGATGGATACATCGAAATGCGAATCGCACAGCTCGGCGAATGGGTGCAACCTGGTTCGCCAATCGCAACGCTGGTTCAGCTTGACCGAGTACGAGTTGGTGGCGACATCGACGCATTGGCGTCCAATGGCGCTGTCCATGCCGGTGCCCCGGTTCTGGTTCGTGTTTTCAATACCGCAGACCCCGATCAAAATTTTGAAGTGCGTGCTCCGCTGGGATTTGTCAGCAGTGAAGTCGATGGTCAAAAACGCTATCGCATTTGGGTCGACGTGGACAATCAAAAGGACAGCAACGGCAATTGGATGATCAAGCCAGGGATGGAAGCAGAAATCATTTTCCAATGAATTCCGACGCATTCATCCGTTTCTGATTTCACCCGCTGCTCTTCTCTTCCTTACCTTCTCATTCGACACCTGGCCCCATGACCACTCTGGCTGAATCACTGGTAAGCAGTTCGTCACGTGCACTGACGGTGCGCCGGCGTCCTGACTTGACCGCCAGCCGCCACCACTACCAAGGACAAGGGTACTGGGTGGTCAAAGAGCCGGTGGGATTGCAGTACTTTCGTTTTCACGACGAAGAGTATTTCATCCTGAACATGCTGGATGGGCATGTCAGTTTGCAGCAAATCAAAGACGGTTTTGAGCAACGGTTCGCACCGCAAAAGATCACGTTTGGTGATTTGCAGCAGTTCATCGGAATGTTGCACCGCAGCGGTTTGGTGATCAGCAATTCGCCTGGTCAAGGAAAGTCGCTGCGAGAACGCGGGCGGAAGAAAAAGAACAAAGAGTTAATGGGGAAGATGTCCAACGTCTTCGCCGTCCGTTTTCGCGGGATCGATCCCGAGAAGATTCTCAATCGGATGTTACCGATCTTTGGATGGATCTTCACCGTTCCGGCGTTGATCTTCTTCGCTGGGTTGCTGTTGGCGGCGTCTTTGCTGCTGGCGACGCAGTACCAAACGGTTTACGCGAAACTACCGACGTTCCATCAGTTCTTTGCTGCGGATCGTTGGATTATCTTGGCCGCGACGATGGCGATCGTGAAAGTCATTCACGAATTTGGTCACGGTTTGAGTTGTAAAAAATTCGGTGGTGAGTGTCACGAAATCGGCTTCATGCTGTTGGTGTTCACACCGTGCTTGTACTGCAACGTGTCCGACTCGTGGATGTTGCCCAACAAGTGGAAACGCATTTGGATTGGTGCCGGCGGGATCTACGTCGAGATGATCCTTGCGTCGATTGCGGCGTTCGTTTGGTTCTTCAGCGAGCCGGGGACGACGATCAATGACTTGTGTTTGAACATGATGTTCTTGAACGTCGTCAGCACGATTTTGGTCAACGGGAATCCGTTGCTCCGATTCGACGGCTACTACATCATGATGGATTATTTGGAGATCCCTAACCTCCGTCAAAAGAGCACGGAAGTCCTCAAGCGTTGGTTCCAAACCACTTGCTTGGGTTTGGAATTGCAGGACGATCCATTCCTGCCCACACGCAACCAATTCATGTTTGGAATGTTCACCGTCGCCAGTGTGATTTATCGCTGGGTGGTGGTCTTTTCGATCGTATGGTTTGTGATGCAGGTTCTCGAGCCTTACGGCTTGCAAGCACTTGGACGGATTTTGGCCGTGATCGGCTTCTCGGGTTTGGTCGCTCAACCCGTCATTCAAACGTGGAAATTCATCCGCACTCCTGGGAGATTGTCAAAAGTGAAACGCGGGCCGTTGTTAACTTCGCTCGCCGTGTTGGGCGTGATCATCGCCGCGGTGTGCTACATCCCATTGCCTCACCACATTGATGCGGCATTCGAAATTCGTCCCAGTCGCGCCGGGATGGTTTACGCCGGCGTCGTCGGACGAGTGGAGGAAACCGTGCCGGTTGGGACGCTTGTCAGCACCGGCGACACGATTGCATTGCTGAAGAACCCAGAACTCGAAATTCGTTTGGCTGACCTTCACGGTGAACGCAAACTCGCTCAGGTGCAGCTAGCGAACTTGAAGTCGCGTCGATTGGACGATGCGTCGGCAAAGATTCAGATCGAAACTCAGGAAGAAATGCTCGACTCGATCGAAGCGTTGCTTGCCAAGACTCAAGAGGAACTGGACCGTTTGACCGTGCGAGCCAAACGGGATGGTTTTGTACTTCCTCCACCAGAAAAGAAGGAACAAGATCCTGGTGATGGGCGTCTACCAAGTTGGAGTGGGACACCGCTTCAAGAACGAAACCGAGGCGCGTTGCTGACAGCGGATGATTTGATCTGTGAGATTGGATCGCCCGAAGCATTCGAAGCTGTGTTGATCATCGACCAAGGTGACCGGCAGCTGGTTCGCGAATCGCAAGAGGTGGATCTGAAGCTTGATTCGCGGCGATTGGAAACGTTCCACGGTTCAATCGAAGAGATCTCAAAGAAGCCACTCGAAGCCGCCTCGGCTTCGATGTCGAGCCAGACCGGCGGCAGCTTGCAAACCGAGATCGATCCCAAAACCGGACAAATCAAACCTCGTAGTGTTTCGTATCAAGCTCGCGTGCCGATCGATGGAATCGAAATGCCATTGCGACCGGGATACCGTGGCGCGGCCAAGGTTCACGTGGACCCCATGTCGCTTGGATCACGTTTATGGCGAGTGATCATTAAAACTTTTAACTTTGACTTCTGAGTGAACAAGGAGAAAAGAGAGTCAGGTGTTATTGCCGGAACAGTCCACCGACCGCTTTGTACAAAAGGTCCTGATACTTTTCTGCCAACCGCTCTTGAGTGAGCTAGGCTTCCACCATCCTTTCCATTTGACGTGGTTTAACGTTTGGTTTTTGAAGACAAACCAAAAAAACGGATTCTTGATCCCCGCTAGTCGCTTTCGCGTTGCGACGTTGGGGGGGATCACTACATTGGCCCCAAACACGCGAATCTCAACTTACCTGTTTCCCTTTTGATTTTTTGGAGAATTTGATGGCAGACGAAACCAAGACGGCTGAAGCCCCCGCCGCAGAGAAGGCCGCTCCCGCTGAGAAAGCACAAACTCAAGCTCAGGCCCCAGTTCAAGTTCAGGTTAACGACGACAACGCTGTCGCAACCTACGCGAACTT of the Rhodopirellula baltica SH 1 genome contains:
- a CDS encoding efflux RND transporter periplasmic adaptor subunit, coding for MKSWRLIVAALAGVCVAAISTEPATAQTSLRGESPLVAEYCQVRYIRKVDIPAEVEGKLVELPIEEGMTVAKDDLLALVDDTSARLALEFKKAEEKEAQLNAANEVNLKDARNNEELARAEAESFRELYEKGATPYYEMKKKVLEAIRALLRIDLAEMQKKIAEAQYIAKRSEREIAEFELDRRRITALFDGYIEMRIAQLGEWVQPGSPIATLVQLDRVRVGGDIDALASNGAVHAGAPVLVRVFNTADPDQNFEVRAPLGFVSSEVDGQKRYRIWVDVDNQKDSNGNWMIKPGMEAEIIFQ
- a CDS encoding hemolysin D, coding for MTTLAESLVSSSSRALTVRRRPDLTASRHHYQGQGYWVVKEPVGLQYFRFHDEEYFILNMLDGHVSLQQIKDGFEQRFAPQKITFGDLQQFIGMLHRSGLVISNSPGQGKSLRERGRKKKNKELMGKMSNVFAVRFRGIDPEKILNRMLPIFGWIFTVPALIFFAGLLLAASLLLATQYQTVYAKLPTFHQFFAADRWIILAATMAIVKVIHEFGHGLSCKKFGGECHEIGFMLLVFTPCLYCNVSDSWMLPNKWKRIWIGAGGIYVEMILASIAAFVWFFSEPGTTINDLCLNMMFLNVVSTILVNGNPLLRFDGYYIMMDYLEIPNLRQKSTEVLKRWFQTTCLGLELQDDPFLPTRNQFMFGMFTVASVIYRWVVVFSIVWFVMQVLEPYGLQALGRILAVIGFSGLVAQPVIQTWKFIRTPGRLSKVKRGPLLTSLAVLGVIIAAVCYIPLPHHIDAAFEIRPSRAGMVYAGVVGRVEETVPVGTLVSTGDTIALLKNPELEIRLADLHGERKLAQVQLANLKSRRLDDASAKIQIETQEEMLDSIEALLAKTQEELDRLTVRAKRDGFVLPPPEKKEQDPGDGRLPSWSGTPLQERNRGALLTADDLICEIGSPEAFEAVLIIDQGDRQLVRESQEVDLKLDSRRLETFHGSIEEISKKPLEAASASMSSQTGGSLQTEIDPKTGQIKPRSVSYQARVPIDGIEMPLRPGYRGAAKVHVDPMSLGSRLWRVIIKTFNFDF